One window from the genome of Actinoplanes teichomyceticus ATCC 31121 encodes:
- the recQ gene encoding DNA helicase RecQ — protein sequence MTSAPPIPVSSATDALNRIFGYPEFRGQQREIVEHVIGGGDALVLMPTGGGKSLCYQIPALVRPGTGVVISPLIALMQDQVDALRTLGVRANFLNSSQDLDERRLVEAEFVAGELDLLYVAPEGLGTPGVQRLLDRGHVSLFAIDEAHCVAQWGHDFRPDYLALSMLHERWPDVPRIALTATATTATRDEIATRLQLTQARHFTASFDRPNIQYRIVPKNEPKRQLLDLLRTEHPGDAGIVYCLSRASVEKHAEFLSANGIPALPYHAGLDPRTRAANQSRFLREDGLVMVATIAFGMGIDKPDVRFVAHLDLPKSVEGYYQETGRAGRDGLPSTAWLAYGLQDVVQQRKMIDSSEGDLAFRRNAARHLDAMLALCETVSCRRGQLLAYFDQQAPAESCGNCDTCLSPPESWDGTVAAQKLLSTVFRLKKERGQKFGAGQSIDILLGKRTEKVIQFRHDELSVFGIGADLRDAEWRGVVRQLLAGGYLAVEGEYSTLVLTDRSSAVLRGEATVMMRREIPAQRSRSGSSSPRAARTAAAVPADFPAEAEPLFERLRAWRASVAKEQGVPPYVIFHDKTLRAVAALAPSSSDQLGTVSGVGQSKLTRFGDDVLAVVRGETPGATTTEE from the coding sequence GTGACTTCGGCTCCCCCGATCCCCGTTTCCAGCGCCACCGACGCGCTCAACCGCATCTTCGGCTATCCGGAGTTCCGCGGGCAGCAGCGCGAGATCGTCGAGCACGTGATCGGCGGTGGCGACGCGCTGGTGCTGATGCCGACCGGCGGTGGCAAGTCGCTGTGCTACCAGATCCCCGCGCTGGTGCGGCCGGGCACCGGGGTGGTCATCTCGCCGCTCATCGCGCTGATGCAGGACCAGGTCGACGCCCTGCGCACGCTCGGCGTCCGGGCGAACTTCCTGAACTCCTCGCAGGATCTGGACGAGCGGCGCCTGGTCGAGGCCGAGTTCGTCGCCGGTGAGCTGGACCTGCTCTACGTCGCGCCGGAGGGGCTGGGGACGCCCGGCGTGCAGCGGCTGCTCGACCGGGGGCATGTCTCGCTGTTCGCCATCGACGAGGCGCACTGCGTCGCGCAGTGGGGCCACGACTTCCGGCCGGACTACCTGGCGCTGTCGATGCTGCACGAGCGCTGGCCGGACGTGCCGCGGATCGCGCTGACCGCCACCGCGACCACGGCCACCCGCGACGAGATCGCCACGCGGCTGCAGCTGACGCAGGCCCGGCACTTCACCGCCAGCTTCGACCGCCCCAACATCCAGTACCGGATCGTGCCGAAGAACGAGCCCAAGCGTCAGCTGCTCGACCTGCTGCGCACCGAGCACCCGGGCGACGCGGGGATCGTCTACTGCCTGTCCCGGGCGTCGGTGGAGAAGCACGCGGAGTTCCTCTCGGCCAACGGGATTCCGGCTCTGCCGTACCACGCCGGGCTGGACCCGCGCACCCGGGCGGCCAACCAGTCCCGCTTCCTGCGCGAGGACGGGCTGGTGATGGTGGCGACGATCGCCTTCGGGATGGGCATCGACAAACCCGACGTGCGCTTCGTCGCCCACCTGGACCTGCCCAAGTCGGTGGAGGGCTACTACCAGGAGACCGGGCGGGCCGGGCGCGACGGGCTGCCGTCGACCGCCTGGCTGGCGTACGGGCTGCAGGACGTGGTGCAGCAGCGCAAGATGATCGACAGCTCGGAGGGGGATCTCGCGTTCCGCCGCAACGCCGCGCGCCATCTCGACGCGATGCTCGCGCTGTGCGAGACGGTCTCCTGCCGGCGCGGGCAGCTGCTGGCGTACTTCGATCAGCAGGCGCCGGCCGAGTCGTGCGGCAACTGCGACACCTGCCTGAGCCCGCCGGAGTCCTGGGACGGCACGGTGGCGGCGCAGAAACTGCTGTCCACGGTGTTCCGCCTGAAGAAGGAGCGCGGCCAGAAGTTCGGCGCCGGCCAGTCGATCGACATCCTGCTCGGCAAGCGCACCGAGAAGGTCATCCAGTTCCGCCACGACGAGCTGAGCGTCTTCGGCATCGGCGCCGACCTGCGCGACGCCGAGTGGCGCGGGGTGGTCCGCCAGCTGCTCGCCGGTGGCTATCTCGCGGTCGAGGGCGAGTACAGCACTCTGGTGCTCACCGACCGCAGCTCCGCGGTCCTGCGCGGCGAGGCCACCGTGATGATGCGCCGCGAGATCCCGGCGCAGCGGTCCCGCTCCGGCTCGTCCTCGCCCCGGGCCGCGCGCACGGCCGCCGCGGTCCCCGCCGACTTCCCCGCCGAGGCCGAGCCGCTGTTCGAACGGCTGCGCGCGTGGCGCGCCTCGGTGGCGAAGGAGCAGGGCGTCCCGCCCTATGTGATCTTTCACGACAAGACGCTGCGCGCGGTCGCGGCGCTGGCTCCGTCGTCATCGGACCAGCTGGGCACGGTCAGCGGGGTCGGCCAGAGCAAGCTCACCAGGTTCGGCGACGACGTGCTGGCCGTCGTGCGCGGCGAGACGCCGGGGGCGACCACGACCGAGGAGTAG
- a CDS encoding lysylphosphatidylglycerol synthase transmembrane domain-containing protein has protein sequence MTRSFWAWARLLGGAGIIALVLWRLGTGAFLDGLRVLDTGTLALAFGIGVLTTVLSAWRWCLVARGLGLRLSIRDATADYYQALFLNAALPGGVLGDVGRAVQHGREEGDVGRGVRAVVLERTAGQLVLLVVGGAVLVTVPSPVLTLIGAHGAEVAAGAAVVTICSLLVVGVARRVERGRSRLAGAARTGAAEIRSGLLARRNWPGVLFASALVLAGHLATFLVAARVAGNGASLLTLAPLLLLALLAMGIPLNVGGWGPREGVLAWAFGAAGLSAEQGVTIAVAYGICAFVAAAPGALVVAVRAARRLRPAPADDQPVAEPVPALPARADSRVRDTAPISPAVGTCVPEPVRIRLATVRQPAYTGQVAV, from the coding sequence GTGACGCGATCGTTCTGGGCCTGGGCACGGCTGCTGGGCGGCGCCGGGATCATCGCGCTGGTGCTGTGGCGGCTGGGCACCGGCGCCTTCCTGGACGGGCTGCGGGTGCTCGACACCGGCACCCTGGCGCTGGCCTTCGGGATCGGCGTGCTCACCACGGTGCTCAGCGCGTGGCGCTGGTGCCTGGTCGCCCGCGGCCTCGGCCTGCGGCTGTCGATCCGGGACGCGACCGCCGACTACTACCAGGCGCTGTTCCTGAACGCGGCGCTGCCCGGCGGGGTGCTCGGCGACGTCGGCCGCGCCGTGCAGCACGGCCGCGAGGAGGGCGACGTGGGGCGCGGCGTCCGGGCGGTGGTGCTGGAGCGCACCGCGGGGCAGCTGGTCCTGCTGGTCGTGGGCGGGGCGGTGCTGGTCACCGTGCCGTCGCCGGTGCTGACCCTGATCGGCGCGCACGGCGCCGAGGTGGCCGCCGGCGCCGCCGTCGTGACGATCTGCTCGCTGCTGGTGGTGGGCGTGGCACGCCGGGTGGAGCGGGGCCGCTCCCGGCTCGCCGGCGCGGCCCGCACCGGCGCCGCGGAGATCCGCTCCGGGCTGCTGGCCCGCCGGAACTGGCCCGGGGTGCTGTTCGCCTCGGCGTTGGTGCTGGCCGGGCACCTGGCGACGTTCCTGGTGGCGGCCCGGGTGGCCGGCAACGGCGCCTCGCTGCTGACGCTCGCCCCGCTGCTGCTGCTGGCCCTACTCGCCATGGGCATCCCGCTGAACGTGGGCGGCTGGGGGCCGCGGGAGGGCGTGCTGGCCTGGGCGTTCGGCGCGGCCGGGCTGAGCGCGGAGCAGGGCGTGACGATCGCGGTGGCGTACGGGATCTGCGCCTTCGTCGCGGCGGCGCCGGGCGCGCTGGTGGTCGCGGTCCGCGCCGCGCGGCGGCTGCGGCCGGCGCCCGCGGACGACCAGCCGGTGGCCGAGCCGGTCCCGGCGCTCCCGGCGCGGGCCGATTCCCGGGTACGGGACACCGCGCCGATCTCCCCGGCGGTCGGCACGTGCGTGCCGGAGCCGGTACGGATCCGCCTGGCCACGGTGCGGCAACCGGCGTACACGGGTCAGGTCGCGGTTTGA
- a CDS encoding glycosyltransferase family 4 protein, whose product MTHRLHVVLPAGVDDPATPSGGNRYDRRVLDHLAASYDVREIAVAGAWPRPAAADRDRLAHALARLPAGATVLLDGLVAGGVPEVLQPHADRLRLVILVHLPLGDETGLSPAEAAELRALERRALRLAAAVVATSAPAARRVEALHDLPHVHVAAPGVDRADPGVPSGTGHRLLCVASLTPRKGQDLLLAALARLTDLAWECTFAGAGRIPPVPDPVADRVTFPGPLAGAQLDAAYRDADLFVLASRAETYGMVITEALAHALPVVATDVGGVPEALGEAGGGVPGSLVPPEDAGALAAVLRAWLTDAGLRETWRDRARARRATLTGWDETARRLTAILRTIEEGTP is encoded by the coding sequence GTGACCCACCGGCTCCACGTGGTGCTGCCGGCCGGCGTCGACGACCCGGCGACGCCCAGCGGCGGCAACCGCTACGACCGCCGGGTGCTCGACCACCTGGCGGCGTCGTACGACGTACGGGAGATCGCCGTGGCGGGCGCCTGGCCGCGCCCCGCCGCGGCCGACCGGGACCGGCTCGCCCACGCCCTGGCCCGGCTCCCGGCCGGTGCGACGGTCCTGCTCGACGGCCTGGTGGCCGGCGGCGTCCCGGAGGTTCTCCAGCCGCACGCCGACCGCCTGCGCCTGGTGATCCTGGTCCACCTGCCGCTCGGCGACGAGACCGGCCTGAGCCCGGCCGAGGCCGCCGAGCTGCGCGCCCTGGAACGGCGCGCCCTGCGCCTGGCCGCCGCGGTCGTCGCCACCAGCGCCCCGGCCGCCCGGCGCGTCGAGGCCCTGCACGACCTGCCGCACGTCCACGTGGCCGCGCCGGGGGTGGACCGGGCCGACCCGGGCGTGCCGTCCGGCACCGGCCACCGGCTGCTCTGCGTGGCCTCGCTGACCCCGCGCAAGGGCCAGGACCTGCTGCTGGCGGCCCTGGCCCGGCTCACCGACCTGGCCTGGGAGTGCACGTTCGCCGGCGCCGGGCGGATCCCGCCGGTGCCGGACCCGGTCGCCGATCGGGTCACGTTCCCCGGCCCGCTGGCCGGCGCGCAGCTCGACGCCGCCTACCGCGACGCCGACCTGTTCGTGCTCGCCTCACGCGCCGAGACGTACGGCATGGTGATCACCGAGGCGCTCGCGCACGCCCTCCCGGTCGTCGCCACCGACGTCGGCGGCGTCCCGGAGGCCCTCGGCGAGGCCGGCGGCGGCGTGCCCGGGAGTCTCGTGCCACCCGAGGACGCCGGCGCGCTCGCGGCCGTCCTGCGCGCCTGGCTCACCGACGCCGGCCTGCGCGAGACCTGGCGGGACCGGGCCCGGGCCCGCCGGGCGACGCTGACCGGCTGGGACGAGACCGCCCGCCGGCTGACCGCCATTCTGCGAACCATCGAGGAAGGAACCCCATGA
- the ppdK gene encoding pyruvate, phosphate dikinase has protein sequence MKFVYDFHEGNKDLKDLLGGKGANLAEMTNLGLPVPPGFTITTEACRQYLRNGTHVPGLAGEIDAHLATLERTMGRRLGDPDDPLLVSVRSGAKFSMPGMMETVLNVGLNDASVAGLSRQAGGNDRFAWDSYRRLIQMFGKTVCDVPGGEFEDALHEAKAAKGVTDDVQLDANDLRALVTAYKKVFVKHTGHDFPQAPREQLDLAVEAVFRSWNADRAVLYRRQERIPADLGTAVNVVAMVFGNLGADSGTGVAFTRDPASGEPGVYGDYLPNAQGEDVVAGIRNTLALAELEKLDKPSYDQLLRIMATLEGHYRDLCDIEFTIERGKLWMLQTRVGKRTAAAAFTIAAQLVDEGVIDLDEALARVTGNQLAQLMFPRFDLAGEPAPITRGVGASPGAAAGEVVFTAQRAVEVAAAGRPVILVRRETNPDDLPGMIAARGILTSRGGKTSHAAVVARGMGKTCVCGADEMEVGASSFTIGETVVGEGDIVSIDGTTGRVYLGELPVRPSEVVQYFEGDLDPERANEPLVAAVHRIVTHADARRRLTVRTNADTGADAARARRFGAQGIGLCRTEHMFLGDRRELVERLILARTDGERDEALAALQPLQRADFLEIFREMNGLPVTIRLIDPPLHEFLPSLEELAVRVAVAHEHGERVEHDEQMLAAVRRMHEQNPMLGLRGVRLGLVIPGLFAMQVRAIVEAAVALAAEGGTPRPEIMVPLVGAVQELETVRAEAEKIIAEVIGDSGVRVLIGTMIEVPRAALTAGQIAEAAEFFSFGTNDLTQMGWGFSRDDVEGAFFWRYLELGIFGISPFESIDTEGVGRLVRIAAEEGRATRPDLKLGVCGEHGGDPDSVHFFHQVGLDYVSCSPFRVPIARLEAGRAAVESCGSDHR, from the coding sequence ATGAAGTTCGTCTACGACTTCCACGAAGGCAACAAGGACCTCAAGGACCTGCTGGGTGGCAAGGGCGCCAATCTCGCGGAGATGACGAACCTCGGCCTGCCGGTCCCGCCCGGCTTCACCATCACCACCGAGGCGTGCCGGCAGTACCTGCGTAACGGCACGCACGTGCCGGGACTCGCCGGGGAGATCGACGCGCACCTGGCGACCCTGGAGCGGACGATGGGCCGCCGGCTCGGCGACCCGGACGACCCGCTGCTGGTCTCCGTGCGCTCCGGGGCGAAGTTCTCGATGCCGGGCATGATGGAGACCGTCCTCAACGTCGGCCTCAACGACGCCTCGGTCGCCGGGCTCTCCCGGCAGGCCGGCGGGAACGACCGGTTCGCCTGGGACTCGTACCGGCGGCTGATCCAGATGTTCGGCAAGACCGTGTGTGACGTGCCGGGCGGCGAGTTCGAGGACGCGCTGCACGAGGCGAAGGCCGCCAAGGGAGTCACGGACGACGTCCAGCTCGACGCGAACGATCTGCGGGCGCTGGTGACGGCGTACAAGAAGGTGTTCGTCAAGCACACCGGGCACGACTTCCCGCAGGCTCCGCGGGAGCAGCTGGACCTCGCCGTCGAGGCGGTCTTCCGGTCCTGGAACGCCGACCGGGCCGTGCTCTACCGGCGCCAGGAACGCATCCCCGCCGACCTGGGCACCGCCGTCAACGTGGTCGCCATGGTCTTCGGCAACCTGGGCGCCGACTCCGGCACCGGCGTCGCCTTCACCCGGGACCCGGCCAGCGGCGAGCCCGGCGTCTACGGCGACTACCTGCCCAACGCGCAGGGCGAGGACGTGGTCGCCGGCATCCGCAACACCCTGGCGCTGGCCGAACTGGAGAAGCTGGACAAACCCTCCTACGACCAGCTGCTGCGGATCATGGCCACGCTGGAGGGCCACTACCGCGACCTGTGCGACATCGAGTTCACCATCGAGCGCGGCAAGCTGTGGATGCTGCAGACCCGGGTCGGCAAGCGCACCGCGGCCGCCGCCTTCACCATCGCCGCCCAGCTCGTCGACGAAGGCGTGATCGACCTCGACGAGGCGCTCGCCCGGGTCACCGGCAACCAGCTCGCCCAGCTGATGTTCCCCCGCTTCGACCTCGCCGGCGAGCCGGCGCCGATCACCCGTGGGGTCGGCGCGTCACCGGGCGCGGCCGCCGGTGAGGTGGTCTTCACCGCGCAGCGCGCCGTCGAGGTGGCCGCCGCCGGCCGGCCGGTCATCCTGGTCCGGCGCGAGACCAACCCGGACGACCTGCCCGGCATGATCGCCGCGCGCGGCATCCTGACCAGCCGTGGCGGCAAGACCTCGCACGCCGCGGTGGTCGCCCGGGGCATGGGCAAGACCTGCGTCTGCGGCGCCGACGAGATGGAGGTCGGCGCGTCCTCCTTCACGATCGGCGAGACCGTCGTCGGCGAGGGCGACATCGTCTCGATCGACGGCACCACCGGCCGGGTGTACCTGGGGGAGCTGCCGGTGCGTCCGAGCGAGGTGGTGCAGTACTTCGAGGGCGACCTGGACCCCGAGCGGGCCAACGAGCCGCTGGTCGCGGCGGTGCACCGGATCGTCACGCACGCCGACGCCAGACGCCGGCTCACCGTGCGCACCAATGCGGACACCGGCGCCGACGCGGCCCGGGCGCGGCGTTTCGGCGCGCAGGGGATCGGACTGTGCCGTACCGAGCACATGTTCCTCGGCGACCGGCGTGAGCTGGTGGAACGGCTGATCCTGGCGCGCACCGACGGGGAACGCGACGAGGCCCTGGCGGCGCTGCAGCCGCTGCAGCGGGCGGACTTCCTGGAGATCTTCCGGGAGATGAACGGGCTGCCGGTCACCATCCGGCTGATCGACCCGCCGCTGCACGAGTTCCTGCCGTCCCTGGAGGAGCTCGCGGTCAGGGTGGCGGTGGCGCACGAGCACGGCGAGCGGGTCGAGCACGACGAGCAGATGCTCGCCGCGGTCCGCCGGATGCACGAGCAGAACCCGATGCTGGGCCTGCGCGGGGTCCGACTGGGTCTGGTCATTCCCGGTCTGTTCGCCATGCAGGTCCGCGCCATCGTGGAGGCCGCGGTCGCGCTTGCCGCCGAGGGCGGCACCCCACGCCCGGAGATCATGGTGCCGCTGGTCGGCGCGGTGCAGGAACTGGAGACGGTACGCGCGGAAGCCGAGAAGATCATCGCCGAGGTGATCGGCGACTCCGGGGTACGGGTGCTGATCGGCACCATGATCGAGGTACCGCGGGCCGCGCTGACCGCCGGGCAGATCGCCGAGGCCGCCGAGTTCTTCTCCTTCGGCACCAACGACCTCACCCAGATGGGCTGGGGCTTCTCCCGCGACGACGTCGAGGGCGCGTTCTTCTGGCGCTACCTGGAACTGGGTATCTTCGGCATCAGCCCGTTCGAGTCGATCGACACCGAGGGTGTCGGCCGGCTGGTGCGGATCGCCGCCGAGGAGGGGCGCGCCACGCGGCCGGATCTCAAGCTCGGCGTCTGCGGCGAGCACGGCGGCGACCCGGACTCGGTGCACTTCTTCCACCAGGTCGGCCTGGACTACGTGTCCTGCTCCCCGTTCCGCGTGCCGATCGCGCGGCTGGAGGCCGGCCGCGCGGCGGTGGAGTCGTGCGGCTCCGACCACCGGTGA
- a CDS encoding class I SAM-dependent methyltransferase: MTGEFSADWLALREPADADARSLELVGLLPQPVKVIRDLGCGTGSLGRWLAPRLPAPQLWILTDRDHELLEVAADRMPEGANVAIDERDVTALTRDDLTGADLVTCSALLDLLTAAEVDRLVEVCAQARTTALFTLSVTGQVRFTPQDPRDREVEAAFNAHQRRETGGRPLLGPDAPAYTAAAFTRAGARVVTRESPWRLGPQRARLTAEWLRGWVGAAAQQRPDLRFDEYLAARLAALPEVTVGHRDVLAIFE; the protein is encoded by the coding sequence ATGACCGGAGAATTCAGCGCCGACTGGCTGGCCCTGCGCGAGCCCGCCGACGCCGATGCCCGCTCCCTGGAGCTGGTCGGGCTGCTGCCCCAGCCGGTCAAGGTGATCCGCGACCTGGGCTGCGGGACCGGCTCGCTGGGCCGGTGGCTGGCGCCGCGGCTGCCGGCGCCACAGCTGTGGATCCTCACCGACCGCGACCACGAGCTGCTCGAGGTGGCCGCGGACCGGATGCCGGAGGGCGCCAACGTGGCGATCGACGAGCGGGACGTGACCGCGCTGACACGTGACGACCTGACCGGCGCCGACCTGGTCACCTGCTCGGCGCTGCTGGACCTGCTGACCGCGGCCGAGGTGGACCGGCTCGTCGAGGTGTGCGCGCAGGCCCGCACGACCGCGCTGTTCACGCTGTCGGTCACCGGGCAGGTCCGGTTCACCCCGCAGGACCCGCGCGACCGGGAGGTCGAGGCGGCGTTCAACGCGCACCAGCGCCGGGAGACCGGTGGGCGGCCGCTGCTCGGGCCGGACGCGCCGGCGTACACGGCGGCCGCGTTCACCCGCGCCGGAGCGCGGGTGGTCACCCGGGAGAGTCCGTGGCGCCTCGGCCCGCAGCGCGCGCGGCTGACCGCCGAGTGGCTGCGCGGCTGGGTCGGCGCGGCCGCGCAGCAGCGGCCCGACCTGCGCTTCGACGAGTACCTGGCGGCCCGGCTGGCGGCGCTGCCGGAGGTCACGGTCGGACACCGGGATGTTCTGGCGATCTTCGAGTGA
- a CDS encoding XRE family transcriptional regulator, with product MAVAEAIRDRQGVPISHTYIWQLRTGRRDNPTLQHPTALAEHFGVPVPYFLDDELAARVDAQLKLLPGLRTAGVTEIAMRAADVSPGARAGISEAVRQVGVAEHGPDRSARAGGTRR from the coding sequence ATGGCGGTCGCCGAGGCGATCCGTGACCGGCAGGGTGTGCCGATCTCGCACACCTACATCTGGCAGCTGCGCACCGGCCGCCGGGACAACCCGACGCTGCAGCATCCGACCGCGCTGGCCGAGCATTTCGGCGTGCCGGTGCCCTATTTCCTCGACGACGAGCTGGCCGCCCGGGTCGACGCGCAGCTGAAGTTGCTGCCCGGCCTGCGCACCGCGGGGGTCACCGAGATCGCGATGCGGGCGGCGGACGTGTCGCCGGGCGCCCGCGCGGGGATCAGCGAGGCGGTCCGGCAGGTCGGGGTGGCCGAGCACGGTCCGGACCGGTCCGCCCGAGCCGGCGGAACGCGGCGCTGA
- a CDS encoding GTP cyclohydrolase II gives MSEAPATARATIRRQVTVPLRFPDGYATTAQVMTFDGLADGREHLALGLGDWRRALTKSAAGGRAPLVRPHSECLTGDVFGSQRCDCGPQLREAAERITEQGGFLLYLRQEGRGIGLYAKLDAYALQDDGLDTYEANLALGRGEDERDYTAAAQMLLAVGADRIRLLSNNPDKALQLQTLGVEVTQRIPTGVHVSAANVRYLRTKASHTSHTIDLPLAE, from the coding sequence ATGTCTGAAGCCCCGGCAACGGCGAGGGCGACGATCCGGCGGCAGGTGACCGTCCCGCTGCGGTTCCCCGACGGGTACGCCACGACCGCCCAGGTGATGACCTTCGACGGCCTGGCCGACGGCCGCGAGCACCTGGCGCTGGGCCTGGGCGACTGGCGGCGGGCGCTGACCAAGTCGGCCGCGGGTGGCCGCGCGCCGCTGGTCCGGCCGCACAGCGAGTGCCTGACCGGGGACGTGTTCGGCAGCCAGCGCTGCGACTGCGGGCCGCAGCTGCGCGAGGCCGCCGAGCGGATCACCGAGCAGGGCGGTTTCCTGCTCTACCTGCGCCAGGAGGGCCGCGGCATCGGCCTGTACGCGAAGCTGGACGCGTACGCGCTGCAGGACGACGGGCTGGACACCTACGAGGCGAACCTGGCGCTGGGCCGCGGCGAGGACGAGCGGGACTACACCGCGGCCGCGCAGATGCTGCTCGCGGTGGGCGCCGACCGGATCCGGCTGCTCAGCAACAACCCCGACAAGGCGCTGCAACTGCAGACGCTGGGCGTGGAGGTGACACAGCGGATCCCGACCGGGGTGCACGTGTCCGCGGCGAACGTGCGGTACCTGCGTACCAAGGCGTCGCACACGTCGCACACCATCGACCTGCCGCTGGCCGAGTGA
- a CDS encoding VOC family protein, protein MTSRLNPYLTFDGNAREAMETYQSIFGGQLRVSTFGEFGSPDPQIKDKVMHAMLETPQGYTLMASDTAPGMPFTPGNANTVSLSGDDGDDLRDFWTKLADGATVSVPLEKQMWGDEFGQLIDKFGVPWMVNISAAQ, encoded by the coding sequence ATGACGTCCCGACTCAATCCGTACCTCACGTTCGACGGCAACGCCCGTGAGGCCATGGAGACCTACCAGTCGATCTTCGGCGGTCAGCTGCGGGTGAGCACGTTCGGCGAGTTCGGCTCGCCCGACCCGCAGATCAAGGACAAGGTGATGCACGCGATGCTGGAGACCCCGCAGGGCTACACCCTGATGGCCTCGGACACCGCGCCCGGTATGCCGTTCACCCCGGGCAATGCCAACACCGTGAGCCTCAGCGGCGACGACGGCGACGACCTGCGCGACTTCTGGACCAAGCTGGCCGACGGCGCGACCGTCAGCGTCCCCCTGGAGAAGCAGATGTGGGGCGACGAGTTCGGCCAGCTCATCGACAAGTTCGGCGTCCCCTGGATGGTCAACATCAGCGCCGCGCAGTGA
- a CDS encoding RibD family protein encodes MAERPYTLLSCGMSIDGYLDDTTEERLLLSNDADFDRVDEVRAGCDAILVGAATIRQDNPRLLVRSARRRAARVARGAPANPVKVTVTSRGDLDPGASFFTAGDPEKLVYCATPALAEARARLGAVATVVDGGDPVDVHLVSVDLAARGVRRLMVEGGGTVHTQFLTRDLADELQLVVAPFFVGDSRAPRFVHDGDFPAGPKNRARLAGVRQIGDVVLLRYALSDRCRD; translated from the coding sequence ATGGCTGAGCGTCCTTACACCTTGTTGAGTTGCGGGATGTCGATCGACGGTTATCTCGACGACACCACCGAGGAGCGTCTGCTCCTGTCGAACGACGCGGATTTCGACCGCGTCGACGAGGTGCGCGCCGGCTGCGACGCCATCCTGGTCGGCGCGGCGACGATCCGTCAGGACAACCCGCGCCTGCTGGTGCGCTCCGCGCGGCGCCGCGCCGCGCGGGTGGCGCGCGGGGCGCCGGCGAACCCGGTGAAGGTGACCGTGACCAGCCGCGGCGACCTCGACCCGGGGGCGTCGTTCTTCACCGCCGGGGATCCGGAGAAGCTGGTCTACTGCGCCACCCCGGCGCTGGCCGAGGCCCGCGCCCGGCTCGGCGCGGTGGCCACCGTGGTGGACGGCGGCGACCCGGTCGACGTGCACCTGGTCTCGGTGGACCTGGCCGCGCGCGGGGTGCGCCGGCTGATGGTCGAGGGCGGCGGCACCGTGCACACCCAGTTCCTCACCCGTGACCTCGCGGACGAGTTGCAGCTGGTGGTGGCCCCGTTCTTCGTGGGGGACTCGCGGGCTCCGCGGTTCGTGCACGACGGCGACTTCCCGGCCGGCCCGAAGAACCGGGCCCGGCTGGCCGGGGTCCGCCAGATCGGGGACGTGGTGCTGCTGCGCTACGCCCTGTCCGACCGCTGCCGGGACTGA